A genomic window from Ignavibacteria bacterium includes:
- a CDS encoding T9SS type A sorting domain-containing protein, giving the protein MPKILFTLALIFGINNVIISQNGWIWQNPLPQGNNMSNLQSVNSTTAYAMCFNSVMKTTNTGSNWSIYYTNHSQNNTSLHFINETTGFIVSDTGIVLKTVNGGVNWNIVYDFHQAKFHKVYFSDVNTGYLLRYNNYNYSGTVLYRTSNSGLSWSELLNDSTIDLNDIKFSDLQTGYFGGNLNFHSNNNYYTKFYKTNNGGLSFDSLYTGFEITLEGIEIKNNIIAIYGGTGLPYICGFFYSTNSGQSWIPSDLHKTVRDICYIDPANLYATATNSGVFLYKSTNNGVNWSNIGSDIKSNEIEFINPTTGISVGGTGQVHKTTNSGINWISTTTSFFNSYFWSVEFINNTTGFAGGSNSLIKTTNGGNNWFYIPRIPGDQIEFTDANTGYAANVDTMYKTTNCGMNWINLNYGQPGQINEISFVNNYTGFYIGKYNVLKKTTDGGNSWNQITGYGGGYQETMYFVNENLGFIGRNDYSLGWGVSRTTNGGLNWDFQPVPEYDYFIWDFDFINSSTGFYTTAGRIFKTTNSGSNWLKVFEQQSGIYLDILSIHFVNQSVGYASIGGKVLKTTDTGSTWNIHNSITNFGLYDLYFTDVNTGFFVSNSGVIIKTTNGCGDPIGIEPISSNIPESFELYQNFPNPFNPVTKIKFSIPNSTNGRNELTSLKIYDILGKEIAMPVNEILAPGEYEITWDATGLSSGVYFYRFNSGEYKVTKKLILLK; this is encoded by the coding sequence TTGCCTAAAATATTATTCACTTTAGCCCTGATATTTGGAATTAATAATGTAATAATTTCTCAAAACGGATGGATTTGGCAGAATCCACTGCCGCAGGGTAACAATATGAGCAATCTTCAGTCTGTTAACTCAACAACTGCGTATGCTATGTGTTTTAACAGCGTAATGAAAACAACCAATACAGGAAGCAACTGGAGCATTTATTATACTAATCACAGCCAGAACAATACTTCACTTCATTTCATTAATGAAACTACAGGGTTTATAGTAAGTGATACAGGTATAGTATTAAAAACTGTAAACGGCGGAGTAAACTGGAATATTGTTTATGATTTTCATCAAGCAAAATTTCATAAAGTATACTTTAGCGATGTTAATACTGGTTACCTGCTGAGATATAACAATTATAACTATAGTGGGACAGTGTTATACAGAACTTCAAACAGCGGTTTATCATGGAGTGAATTATTAAATGATTCAACAATTGATTTAAACGATATTAAATTTTCTGATTTACAAACAGGATATTTTGGAGGTAACTTAAATTTTCATTCTAATAATAATTATTATACAAAATTTTATAAAACGAATAACGGAGGATTGAGCTTTGATTCATTATATACCGGATTCGAAATTACACTAGAAGGTATAGAGATTAAAAATAATATCATCGCCATTTATGGAGGAACTGGATTGCCATATATATGCGGGTTCTTTTATTCCACTAACTCCGGTCAAAGCTGGATTCCATCTGATTTGCATAAAACAGTCAGGGATATTTGTTACATTGATCCGGCAAATTTATATGCAACAGCAACAAACAGCGGGGTGTTTTTGTATAAATCCACAAATAATGGTGTAAACTGGAGTAATATAGGAAGTGATATCAAATCTAATGAAATTGAATTCATTAATCCTACAACAGGGATAAGTGTTGGCGGTACCGGCCAGGTACACAAAACAACAAACTCAGGTATTAACTGGATAAGTACAACAACTTCTTTCTTTAATAGTTATTTCTGGTCCGTAGAATTTATTAACAATACAACCGGTTTTGCAGGGGGTTCGAACTCGTTAATAAAAACAACAAATGGCGGCAATAACTGGTTTTATATTCCGCGTATCCCGGGAGATCAGATTGAATTTACTGATGCTAATACAGGTTACGCAGCTAACGTTGACACAATGTATAAAACAACAAATTGCGGTATGAACTGGATCAACTTGAATTATGGCCAACCCGGACAAATTAATGAAATCAGCTTCGTTAACAATTATACAGGTTTTTATATTGGCAAGTACAACGTTCTGAAAAAAACAACTGATGGCGGAAATTCATGGAATCAAATTACGGGTTATGGCGGCGGATATCAGGAAACTATGTATTTTGTAAATGAAAACCTAGGTTTCATTGGGAGAAATGATTACTCGCTAGGCTGGGGAGTAAGCAGAACTACCAACGGCGGGTTGAACTGGGACTTTCAACCTGTACCTGAATATGATTATTTTATTTGGGATTTTGATTTTATAAATTCATCTACAGGATTTTATACTACAGCCGGCCGGATTTTCAAAACCACTAATTCCGGTAGTAACTGGTTAAAAGTTTTTGAACAACAATCCGGTATTTATCTTGATATTTTGTCTATTCATTTTGTAAATCAATCAGTCGGATACGCATCAATTGGAGGAAAAGTTTTAAAAACTACAGATACAGGGAGTACTTGGAATATTCATAATTCAATTACAAATTTTGGTTTATATGATTTGTACTTCACTGATGTTAACACCGGTTTTTTTGTTAGCAACAGTGGCGTAATTATTAAAACCACCAATGGCTGCGGAGATCCAATCGGCATTGAACCCATCAGCAGCAATATTCCTGAAAGTTTTGAGCTGTACCAGAATTTTCCGAACCCGTTTAATCCCGTTACTAAAATTAAGTTTTCTATTCCGAACAGCACAAACGGAAGAAATGAGCTTACTTCGCTGAAAATATACGATATCCTCGGGAAAGAAATTGCCATGCCGGTAAATGAGATCCTTGCACCCGGCGAATATGAAATTACGTGGGATGCAACAGGCTTGTCTTCAGGGGTATATTTTTACAGATTTAATTCAGGCGAATATAAAGTAACCAAAAAACTGATACTATTAAAATAG
- a CDS encoding sugar kinase: MSLLVVGSLALDTIETPFGKAERTLGGSATFISVAASYFTQPVRLVGVVGGDFPKKELEYFEEREIDLEGLQIKEDGKTFHWHGKYDYDLNTRESLVTELNVFADFDPIVPETFQKSQYLCLGNIHPALQKKVYEQMQNPKLVVADTMNFWIDGAYDALVDVLQHINVFIINDSEAREISHEANLFKAAKKIQALGPKIVIIKKGEHGALLFHENELFSAPAYPLESIYDPTGAGDSFAGGFIGYLAKTDDISFENMKRAVIFGSTIASFCVEKFSLEGTRELSHLKIKDRFNEFTRFSTFEPADL, from the coding sequence ATGTCATTACTGGTAGTTGGCTCACTTGCGCTTGATACAATAGAAACCCCTTTTGGGAAGGCAGAAAGAACTTTAGGAGGCTCAGCAACTTTTATTTCAGTGGCTGCGTCATATTTCACACAGCCGGTAAGGCTTGTTGGTGTTGTTGGCGGCGACTTCCCGAAAAAAGAACTGGAATATTTTGAAGAACGGGAAATTGATCTCGAAGGTCTGCAGATAAAAGAAGATGGAAAAACTTTCCACTGGCACGGTAAATATGATTATGACCTCAACACCAGAGAGAGCCTTGTTACCGAGCTGAACGTATTCGCGGATTTTGACCCGATCGTTCCTGAAACATTTCAGAAAAGCCAGTACCTGTGCCTTGGCAACATTCACCCCGCGCTGCAGAAAAAAGTTTACGAGCAGATGCAGAATCCAAAGCTTGTAGTTGCAGATACAATGAACTTCTGGATAGACGGCGCCTATGATGCTCTGGTAGATGTTCTTCAGCATATAAATGTTTTTATAATTAACGATTCTGAAGCAAGAGAAATATCGCATGAGGCAAATCTTTTTAAAGCAGCCAAAAAGATCCAGGCATTAGGTCCCAAAATAGTTATCATTAAAAAAGGTGAGCACGGCGCATTATTATTCCACGAAAACGAGCTTTTCAGCGCTCCTGCATACCCGCTTGAATCAATATATGACCCGACAGGCGCCGGTGACAGCTTCGCAGGCGGATTTATAGGCTATCTTGCAAAAACGGATGATATTTCTTTTGAGAATATGAAACGTGCAGTGATATTTGGCAGCACAATAGCTTCATTTTGTGTAGAAAAATTTTCACTCGAAGGTACACGTGAGCTTTCTCACCTGAAAATTAAAGACAGGTTCAATGAGTTCACAAGGTTCTCAACTTTCGAGCCTGCTGATCTGTAA